A region from the Macrobrachium nipponense isolate FS-2020 chromosome 47, ASM1510439v2, whole genome shotgun sequence genome encodes:
- the LOC135204477 gene encoding large ribosomal subunit protein mL45-like, giving the protein MKHIPLVDVEIHYVLIDLTTFITLQGAKQRFQFLEKKGKSMMAVRKIRQFDDDFDTKVFVNEAMQIYIDTHKALVDFDEDKLHELVTERAYPLVINERKNRTLRWQFIRSIEPPTVVHARTTDIITKENIFAQVTVRFHTKQTLAVYDRFGRLIQGSEVVARDVLEYVVFEKHVANTYGTWRIHDKIVPDWMPPRQPIRRTYRMDDVEVEPVEEEEAVVTKEDAKETVAAASS; this is encoded by the exons ATGAAACATATTCCCCTTGTTGATGTAGAAATACACTATGTATTGATAGATCTGACAACTTTTATTACTTTACAGGGCGCTAAGCAGCGGTTCCAGTTCCTGGAGAAGAAAGGCAAATCCATGATGGCTGTTCGGAAGATCAGGCAGTTCGACGACGATTTTGACACCAAGGTATTTGTCAATGAGGCGATGCAGATATACATCGATACACACAAGGCTCTAGTCGA CTTTGACGAAGACAAGCTCCACGAATTGGTGACTGAACGAGCATACCCTCTGGTGATCAACGAGAGGAAGAATCGTACCCTGAGGTGGCAGTTCATTCGTTCGATAGAGCCCCCAACAGTGGTCCACGCACGCACAACAGACATTATAACGAAGGAAAACATTTTCGCTCAAGTCACCGTCCGATTCCATACGAAACAG ACTCTGGCAGTTTACGACCGGTTCGGCCGACTCATCCAGGGCTCAGAAGTCGTCGCCAGAGACGTCCTGGAATACGTGGTGTTCGAAAAGCACGTGGCCAACACCTACGGAACCTGGAGGATCCACGACAAGATCGTTCCGGATTGGATGCCCCCTAGACAGCCCATTCGCAGGACGTATAGGATGGATGATGTTGAGGTGGAACCTGTTGAAGAGGAAGAAGCTGTTGTTACAAAGGAAGATGCAAAAGAAACTGTGGCTGCAGCTTCtagttaa